The Streptomyces pactum genome contains a region encoding:
- a CDS encoding AAA family ATPase, producing the protein MTSTAPVEPGADEPPPVPGPLSGPHPADSPAVGRHALSVGVSWFAPSPEHGLDDEGPDPLTFAPDRVAALAEALEREPYCYRCIRLTGPDTAPGENLPPGVPRAKSPAPDGHTPDTGPAAAHPGWQPSAAHLGVAVHQALTSAGPEDVCVVHVLSHGVVRPTGLYALGADSVHTEWTSVRNWLSAVEDFPGRPLVLFLLDLCHSGAAARFDHQLRGLTDGHHRAWVIAASGPSELAVEGRFTRAVADVLNAVAERRIQYDHSRRHLGFHWFVDRVRDRLRELVEERGGMAHRVTADVLDTVAPELPFFPNPCFTHGPADVPRARPVPGPAAAVRFDDVADPDHFLRHARGGAGFTARSGATGEQDGGLFTGRHAELVRLAEWLGAGPAAARLQVVTGSPGAGKSALLGVVLRAVHPGMGSTTESVPELAALSRAAIAPPLTVHARQRTLAEIVDSLTRQAGAHAGGWTDRADGPEGDPRRLVDILSRGSGSPPVLVVDALDEARDAAALVHDLLIPLTTLTRPDGRPLCRLLLAARDEEPCSDLIATARADGSLIDLDETGRQTLSTDLAKYVTKLLDREMREATAGGRGEAGEGEKGQGHSGDGHDAGESTDEDRANTGAPAQAAHAEHGHEESADHRNDAAGDEEGGAHEHGAVTDERRGAEGGVAAFAEATADALTDPERATTTGPYLMAALYASYASQKDVRHLLNDPVSAAELGAEVPRDLPALLDLGFAHGHAHRLLRPVLTALAFAQGDGMPVSLVAAVAHAFLTHEDGAAGKDRTAVEGAVVTDAAGSRPPVTPPGVVDASEVARLLDDLRAFLRTVPDRTGTVLYRLLHQSVADELRGLTAGTAAEGKDERPGAEDRRAAGAVYGALIDSLRGPGPGDSPRWAGLDDYLRRHLAQHAFDAGHFDELCAEPQFLVHADPDWLDPELGRTTSEAARGASAVYRTSAHVHRRTSDEQRRHILAVDAVRHQAHTLADRLAAPGPGCGETMPWRPQWATGSRISAAHAFTLHLPEDRTTALAGALVDVPIVVTGGRSGRLRVWDANNGRLLHTADPGLGEIRALACARIDDAPVVVVAGSDDSLAVRALPTLAPVAAPGLRGRGAGGVRAVTVVELAHRPMALTADSSGRLVLWDLVGDLPREELRTGLGRTTALVCVPGDDAPSVVVADEEGTVRFCSLLGDSRQDGAFYHPGRVNALACAVVDGTPYVVTGGEDGAVRAWDFAGRVLRTESVPRHDGPVYALAWLEDEGGDSRVLSAGSDGTIRLWEPRDGTEHSRFVGHMGAVTALAHPPSLPPVVVSAGMDAALRVWHVPTGRQRVSPAVGHTSWVNALARAVVGGREMLISAGADGLLHRWDLDSGTAYENPPPLARAPAGDVTPPGGTGPLLGTVRADGDRPVRVHALAVTLHEGRPLVVSAGPDGLLRCWDAERGTPYGDSFAPATAPVHAVSATVLAGRPLVVAGGADGRLHCWDVATGRRRGLPLAGHTGGVNALTCVELDTGPTVLSCGDDGTLRLWDLTTGLPVCPPVDAHSGWATALAGLLIDGRPLAVTGGQDGRVRLWDLSRPEPGSGLGRVRPYGEPLSVSGGVNAVACTLVDGALLVAASDDCGVRLWDFASDARRTDIGVPGTVPSILLHGDRLALGCEWEVIVLRRSG; encoded by the coding sequence GTGACGAGCACTGCGCCCGTGGAGCCAGGTGCCGACGAGCCCCCGCCCGTGCCGGGGCCGCTCAGCGGCCCGCACCCCGCGGACTCCCCCGCTGTGGGACGGCATGCCCTGAGCGTCGGTGTGTCCTGGTTCGCGCCCAGTCCCGAGCACGGTCTGGACGACGAGGGGCCCGACCCGCTGACCTTCGCGCCGGACCGGGTGGCCGCTCTGGCCGAGGCGCTGGAGCGGGAGCCCTACTGCTACCGGTGCATACGGCTCACGGGCCCGGACACCGCGCCCGGAGAGAATCTCCCGCCCGGCGTGCCCCGAGCGAAGTCCCCGGCGCCTGACGGGCACACCCCGGACACCGGGCCGGCCGCCGCGCATCCTGGATGGCAGCCGTCCGCCGCCCACCTCGGCGTCGCCGTACACCAGGCCCTGACGTCCGCCGGGCCCGAGGACGTGTGTGTCGTCCACGTGCTCAGCCACGGTGTCGTCCGGCCCACCGGCCTGTACGCCTTGGGCGCGGACAGCGTGCACACCGAGTGGACGTCGGTCCGGAACTGGCTGTCGGCGGTGGAGGACTTCCCCGGGCGTCCGCTGGTGCTGTTCCTGCTGGACCTGTGCCACTCCGGCGCCGCGGCGCGGTTCGACCACCAGTTGCGAGGCCTGACCGACGGACACCATCGGGCGTGGGTCATCGCGGCCTCGGGCCCGTCGGAACTGGCGGTGGAGGGCCGGTTCACACGTGCCGTCGCCGACGTCCTGAACGCCGTCGCCGAACGGCGCATCCAGTACGACCACAGCCGTCGCCACCTCGGCTTCCACTGGTTCGTCGACCGGGTCCGCGACCGGCTCCGCGAACTGGTCGAGGAGCGGGGCGGCATGGCCCACCGGGTCACCGCCGACGTCCTCGACACCGTCGCTCCCGAGCTGCCGTTCTTCCCGAACCCCTGCTTCACCCACGGCCCGGCCGACGTGCCACGGGCGCGCCCGGTGCCCGGCCCGGCTGCCGCCGTACGCTTCGACGACGTGGCCGACCCCGACCACTTTCTCCGGCACGCCCGGGGCGGTGCCGGGTTCACGGCACGCTCCGGCGCCACCGGTGAGCAGGACGGCGGCCTGTTCACCGGTCGGCATGCTGAACTCGTGCGCCTCGCCGAGTGGCTGGGCGCAGGGCCCGCGGCAGCCCGGCTGCAGGTCGTCACCGGAAGCCCCGGAGCGGGCAAGTCGGCCCTGCTGGGGGTGGTGCTGCGGGCGGTACATCCCGGCATGGGGAGCACGACGGAGTCCGTGCCGGAGCTGGCCGCGCTCAGCCGTGCGGCGATCGCACCTCCCCTGACCGTCCACGCGCGGCAGCGCACCCTCGCCGAAATCGTCGATTCGCTGACCCGGCAGGCGGGCGCACATGCCGGCGGCTGGACGGACCGGGCGGACGGGCCCGAGGGCGACCCTCGCCGCCTCGTGGACATCCTCAGCCGTGGCTCGGGCTCGCCGCCCGTGCTGGTGGTCGACGCGCTCGACGAGGCCCGCGACGCCGCCGCACTCGTCCACGACCTGCTGATCCCGCTGACGACCCTGACCCGCCCGGACGGCAGGCCCCTGTGCCGCCTCCTGCTCGCGGCACGCGACGAGGAGCCCTGCTCGGACCTCATCGCCACGGCCCGCGCCGACGGCTCTCTCATCGACCTGGACGAAACCGGTCGGCAGACCCTCTCGACCGACCTCGCCAAGTACGTGACGAAACTCCTCGACCGGGAGATGCGAGAGGCGACGGCGGGAGGGCGGGGTGAGGCCGGGGAGGGCGAAAAGGGGCAGGGGCACAGCGGGGACGGACACGACGCGGGCGAGTCGACGGACGAGGACAGGGCGAATACAGGCGCACCCGCCCAAGCCGCGCATGCCGAACACGGGCACGAGGAAAGCGCGGACCACCGGAACGACGCGGCGGGCGACGAAGAAGGCGGCGCCCATGAGCACGGCGCTGTCACCGACGAGCGGCGCGGTGCCGAGGGTGGCGTGGCCGCCTTCGCCGAAGCGACCGCCGACGCACTGACCGACCCGGAGCGCGCGACCACCACGGGCCCGTATCTGATGGCGGCCCTGTACGCCTCGTACGCCTCCCAAAAGGACGTCCGGCACCTGCTGAACGACCCGGTGTCCGCCGCGGAACTCGGCGCCGAGGTGCCCCGCGATCTGCCGGCACTGCTCGACCTGGGCTTCGCACACGGGCACGCGCACCGGCTGCTGAGACCGGTACTCACCGCCCTGGCCTTCGCGCAGGGGGACGGCATGCCGGTCTCCCTGGTGGCCGCCGTGGCCCACGCCTTCCTCACGCACGAGGACGGCGCGGCAGGGAAGGACCGAACGGCGGTGGAGGGCGCGGTGGTGACCGACGCCGCCGGATCCCGGCCGCCCGTGACGCCGCCCGGCGTCGTGGACGCCTCCGAGGTCGCCCGGCTGCTCGACGATCTGCGGGCCTTCTTGCGGACCGTACCCGACCGGACCGGTACCGTGCTGTACCGGCTGCTGCACCAGAGCGTCGCGGACGAGTTGCGCGGACTGACCGCGGGGACGGCGGCCGAGGGAAAGGACGAACGGCCCGGCGCTGAGGACCGTCGGGCGGCGGGCGCAGTGTACGGCGCCCTCATCGACTCGCTGAGAGGCCCGGGGCCCGGCGATTCACCCCGCTGGGCCGGGCTCGACGACTACCTGCGCCGCCATCTCGCGCAGCACGCCTTCGACGCGGGCCACTTCGACGAGTTGTGCGCCGAACCACAGTTCCTGGTCCATGCCGACCCCGACTGGCTCGACCCGGAGCTGGGCCGGACGACCTCGGAGGCCGCCCGCGGCGCCTCCGCCGTCTATCGCACCAGTGCGCACGTGCACCGGCGCACGTCCGACGAACAGCGGCGGCACATCCTGGCAGTGGACGCGGTCCGGCACCAGGCACACACCCTCGCCGACCGCCTCGCCGCCCCCGGTCCGGGCTGCGGGGAGACGATGCCGTGGCGTCCGCAGTGGGCCACCGGGAGCAGGATCAGTGCCGCGCACGCCTTCACCCTCCATCTCCCCGAGGACCGGACGACCGCCCTGGCCGGCGCGCTGGTCGACGTCCCGATCGTGGTGACCGGCGGACGAAGCGGCCGACTGAGGGTGTGGGACGCGAACAACGGGCGCCTCCTGCACACCGCGGACCCGGGTCTCGGGGAGATCAGGGCGCTGGCGTGCGCACGCATCGACGACGCGCCCGTGGTCGTGGTCGCCGGGTCGGACGACTCGCTCGCCGTGCGCGCCCTGCCGACACTCGCCCCCGTGGCCGCGCCCGGCCTGCGCGGCCGGGGAGCAGGTGGTGTCAGGGCCGTGACCGTGGTGGAGCTGGCCCATCGGCCCATGGCCCTGACCGCGGACTCCTCGGGACGTCTGGTGCTCTGGGACCTCGTGGGCGACCTGCCTCGAGAGGAACTGCGCACCGGCCTCGGTCGCACCACGGCCCTGGTGTGCGTCCCGGGCGACGACGCCCCGTCCGTCGTGGTCGCCGACGAGGAGGGCACCGTCCGATTCTGCTCGCTGCTCGGTGACTCCCGACAGGACGGGGCGTTCTACCACCCGGGCCGTGTGAACGCCCTCGCGTGCGCGGTGGTCGACGGCACACCGTACGTCGTGACCGGGGGCGAGGACGGAGCGGTGCGCGCCTGGGACTTCGCGGGCCGCGTGCTGCGGACGGAGTCCGTCCCTCGCCACGACGGCCCGGTCTACGCGCTGGCCTGGCTGGAGGACGAAGGCGGCGATTCACGGGTGCTGAGCGCCGGCAGCGACGGCACGATCCGCCTGTGGGAGCCCCGCGACGGCACCGAACACAGCCGGTTCGTGGGTCACATGGGGGCGGTCACGGCTCTCGCCCATCCGCCGTCGCTCCCTCCGGTCGTCGTATCCGCGGGCATGGACGCCGCGTTGCGCGTGTGGCACGTGCCGACGGGCCGACAGCGCGTCTCACCCGCCGTCGGACACACGTCCTGGGTCAACGCGCTCGCGCGAGCCGTCGTCGGGGGGCGCGAGATGCTGATCTCGGCGGGCGCGGACGGACTCCTGCACCGCTGGGACCTCGACTCGGGCACGGCGTACGAGAACCCGCCGCCCCTTGCCCGCGCTCCAGCCGGCGACGTCACCCCGCCCGGGGGCACGGGCCCCCTCCTCGGCACCGTGCGGGCCGACGGTGACCGGCCGGTGCGCGTGCACGCGCTGGCCGTCACTCTCCACGAGGGGCGGCCGCTGGTGGTGTCGGCCGGGCCGGACGGGCTGCTGCGGTGTTGGGACGCGGAACGGGGCACCCCGTACGGTGACTCCTTCGCCCCCGCCACCGCCCCCGTACACGCGGTGAGCGCGACCGTGCTGGCCGGTCGGCCGCTGGTCGTGGCCGGCGGCGCGGACGGACGCCTGCACTGCTGGGACGTGGCCACTGGACGCCGCCGCGGACTTCCGCTCGCCGGGCATACGGGCGGTGTCAACGCCCTGACGTGCGTGGAACTCGACACGGGCCCCACGGTTTTGTCCTGCGGCGACGACGGCACCCTGCGGCTGTGGGACCTCACGACCGGCCTGCCGGTCTGCCCACCCGTGGACGCGCACAGCGGCTGGGCGACGGCGCTCGCCGGTCTCCTCATAGACGGCAGACCACTCGCCGTGACGGGCGGTCAGGACGGCAGGGTCCGGCTGTGGGACCTCTCGCGTCCGGAGCCCGGCAGCGGGCTCGGCCGGGTGCGACCGTACGGAGAACCACTGTCGGTGTCGGGCGGCGTCAACGCGGTCGCCTGCACGCTCGTCGATGGGGCGCTCCTCGTCGCCGCCTCGGACGACTGCGGCGTACGGCTGTGGGACTTCGCGTCGGACGCGCGGCGTACCGACATCGGCGTACCGGGGACGGTGCCCTCGATCCTCCTGCACGGCGACCGACTGGCTCTGGGATGCGAGTGGGAGGTGATCGTCCTGCGGCGCTCCGGCTGA
- a CDS encoding SAV_2336 N-terminal domain-related protein, translating into MLPLEHLLRVLGGLSVEAEAEDLADALWLAARLPPPAEPSGDGSKMLDDGDPAHLPPPRPENDPAPDPGELRLSGRPPDGPSEPRLDLYLPGAGDRADGTGRASQLRLPAPRALPYPHRLVRSLRPLTRRAPSPDRTQLDEEATVQNIVDTALWLPVLSPAPSRWLDLALVVDDSTSMAVWRETVQEFLSVLVNVGAFRSVQHWTLPTEEVATRGLVLRSPAGPGRDHSPMEIVDTTGRRVVLVVSDCISPAWSDGTLLRLLRTWGGTGPVALVQSLPRRMWERSALDLRAVRLRTPAPGTPNVRQTHTPLLEQGDPAHGMAVPVLEMDPRWLGPWASLVSGESPTWDTVVAIVPERPDTPSADTARLRQDDPADEEIPAQERLERTKARLSPAALRLARHLAVVPLSLPVMRLVQQAVCQDSRPSVLTEVLFTGLVTRVPWAEPSGLPHQDRDTVHGVLFDFRPGIRELLLSEIRRTEALRTLTLVADHVLGELSSGQSPVTFTALFAEEDEAVAVARSEQHFATVTAQVLRHLSNRYETLAQRLDPRATPEEGIAGTSPDGGTEPHDATGAMPVPAPLLDRDAVLAELSRATQPVTGTIGEGSETARIVLVAREGSGTTAVAARYVAEHADSYGHIRWTAAADGTPSFCAPGELEEAVGRAHAAGRPATWLLVVDGARPEDVPAVLPNLPGTLLITSTVDAWPEPFAVHRLPPLRPSTSMGLLRGLVPRLSPPVALRVATRLGHLPLALTMAAGLLSDGLLSDSGATDEAGAALLAALGADPTPGAPPTGPLPDPLPAVCDLVLERVGLRHPEAVPLLDLLAVLGPGPVPLALLRHVLPGDTETTEAAIGTLARSALVQPSPDGALLSVRPAVGRARRRHMDTFRADAARRLARAALVSCVSALAPSSGIGVTDLADAGRRRDRVALTRHLASIGALTDRDPSVRAAVEGQVHFLVACGYPAAARSLAEDALAHWGADDPLGAELAAVVGAEEEPDAAGPAGPSLDDTGRGGP; encoded by the coding sequence ATGCTGCCCCTGGAACACCTGCTGCGGGTACTGGGCGGCCTCTCGGTCGAGGCCGAGGCCGAGGACCTCGCGGACGCCCTCTGGCTCGCCGCGCGCCTGCCGCCACCGGCGGAGCCGTCCGGCGACGGTTCCAAGATGCTCGACGACGGCGATCCGGCGCACCTACCGCCGCCTCGGCCAGAGAACGACCCGGCCCCCGACCCGGGAGAGCTCCGGCTGTCCGGCCGGCCTCCCGACGGGCCGTCGGAGCCGCGGCTCGACCTGTACCTGCCCGGTGCCGGTGACCGCGCCGACGGCACGGGTAGGGCGTCGCAGCTACGGCTGCCGGCCCCCCGTGCACTGCCGTACCCGCACCGGCTCGTACGGTCGCTGCGCCCACTGACCCGCCGGGCCCCGTCCCCGGACCGGACCCAACTGGACGAGGAGGCCACGGTGCAGAACATCGTCGACACCGCTCTGTGGCTGCCAGTCCTCAGCCCGGCGCCGAGCCGTTGGCTCGACCTGGCACTCGTGGTGGACGACAGCACCTCCATGGCCGTCTGGCGGGAAACCGTGCAGGAGTTCCTCTCCGTGCTCGTCAACGTGGGGGCGTTCCGCTCCGTGCAGCACTGGACCCTGCCCACGGAGGAGGTCGCCACCCGCGGGCTTGTCCTGCGGTCCCCCGCTGGACCAGGTCGCGACCACAGTCCCATGGAGATCGTCGACACCACGGGGCGGCGCGTCGTGCTCGTGGTGTCCGACTGCATCAGCCCCGCCTGGTCGGACGGCACTCTGCTGCGGCTCCTGCGCACCTGGGGCGGGACCGGCCCGGTGGCGCTGGTCCAGTCCCTGCCCCGACGGATGTGGGAACGCAGCGCCCTCGACCTGCGGGCCGTACGCCTGCGCACTCCTGCGCCCGGCACACCCAACGTCCGGCAGACGCACACGCCACTGCTCGAGCAGGGAGACCCTGCCCACGGCATGGCCGTCCCCGTGCTGGAGATGGATCCGCGCTGGCTCGGCCCGTGGGCCTCCCTGGTCAGCGGCGAATCGCCCACCTGGGACACGGTGGTGGCGATCGTGCCCGAACGGCCGGACACACCGTCCGCGGACACCGCCCGGCTGCGCCAGGACGATCCCGCCGACGAGGAAATCCCGGCGCAGGAGCGGCTCGAACGCACCAAGGCCCGCCTCAGCCCGGCGGCGCTGCGCCTGGCACGTCACCTGGCGGTGGTCCCCCTGAGCCTGCCCGTGATGCGGCTCGTCCAGCAGGCGGTGTGCCAGGACAGCCGACCCTCCGTACTGACCGAGGTGCTGTTCACCGGACTTGTCACCCGGGTGCCGTGGGCCGAGCCATCCGGTCTCCCCCACCAGGACCGTGACACCGTCCACGGCGTGCTGTTCGACTTCCGGCCGGGCATCCGCGAACTGCTGCTGAGCGAGATCCGCCGCACGGAGGCCTTACGGACCCTCACCCTCGTCGCGGACCACGTTCTCGGCGAACTCTCCTCGGGACAGTCTCCGGTGACCTTCACGGCGCTGTTCGCCGAGGAGGACGAGGCCGTCGCCGTCGCCCGCTCCGAGCAGCACTTCGCCACCGTGACGGCCCAGGTGCTCCGCCATCTGAGCAACCGGTACGAGACACTCGCCCAGCGCCTCGACCCGCGGGCCACGCCCGAGGAGGGCATTGCCGGCACGTCCCCGGACGGCGGGACCGAACCTCACGACGCCACCGGCGCGATGCCCGTACCGGCGCCGCTTCTGGACCGCGACGCCGTCCTCGCCGAACTGAGCCGGGCCACACAGCCGGTTACCGGCACCATCGGCGAAGGTAGTGAGACTGCCCGCATCGTGCTCGTCGCCCGCGAAGGCAGCGGCACCACCGCGGTCGCCGCCCGCTACGTCGCCGAACACGCGGACTCCTACGGTCACATCCGGTGGACAGCGGCCGCCGACGGCACGCCCTCGTTCTGCGCACCGGGGGAACTGGAGGAGGCCGTCGGACGGGCGCACGCGGCGGGGCGGCCCGCGACCTGGCTCCTCGTCGTGGACGGTGCCCGGCCTGAGGACGTGCCTGCGGTACTCCCGAACCTACCGGGAACCCTCCTGATCACGTCCACCGTCGACGCGTGGCCGGAGCCTTTCGCCGTCCATCGGCTGCCCCCGCTCAGGCCCTCCACGTCCATGGGCCTGTTGCGCGGCCTCGTGCCGCGACTGTCCCCGCCCGTGGCCCTGCGCGTCGCGACGCGGCTCGGCCACCTGCCGCTCGCGCTCACCATGGCCGCCGGTCTCCTCTCCGACGGCCTCCTCTCCGACAGCGGCGCCACCGACGAGGCCGGAGCCGCGCTGCTGGCCGCGCTCGGCGCCGACCCCACCCCCGGCGCGCCACCGACCGGGCCGCTGCCCGACCCGCTGCCGGCGGTGTGCGACCTGGTCCTGGAACGGGTCGGCCTGCGGCATCCGGAGGCGGTGCCGCTGCTGGACCTGCTCGCCGTGCTCGGTCCCGGCCCGGTGCCGCTGGCGCTGCTGCGGCACGTCCTGCCCGGCGACACGGAGACGACCGAGGCGGCCATCGGGACCCTCGCCCGGTCCGCTCTGGTGCAGCCGTCGCCGGACGGTGCCCTGCTCTCCGTCCGCCCCGCCGTAGGGCGCGCACGCCGACGGCACATGGACACCTTCCGCGCCGACGCGGCACGACGGCTCGCACGCGCCGCTCTGGTCAGCTGCGTATCCGCCCTCGCCCCCTCCTCGGGCATCGGCGTCACGGACCTGGCGGACGCGGGCAGGCGACGCGACAGGGTCGCCCTCACCCGCCATCTCGCGTCCATCGGAGCCCTGACGGACCGCGACCCCTCCGTACGGGCGGCCGTGGAAGGCCAGGTGCACTTCCTCGTCGCATGCGGTTATCCGGCCGCCGCGCGGAGCCTCGCCGAGGATGCGCTCGCCCACTGGGGCGCGGACGACCCGCTCGGCGCCGAACTCGCAGCCGTGGTGGGTGCGGAGGAGGAGCCGGACGCAGCGGGTCCCGCCGGGCCTTCCCTCGACGACACGGGACGGGGCGGGCCGTGA
- a CDS encoding AAA family ATPase: MHEGYIYRGHGEPHDGIDRLPEPPPWRDMRRQGGSEGGEHVRPVGARAHTYRATEATVQSVNAALMLRRPLLVTGPPGSGKSSLAYHIAHELRLGRVLQWPITSRSTLKDGLYSYDAIGRLQEAGLAASGQSSRLEGPEQPDIGAFIRLGPLGTALLPVERPRVLLIDEIDKSDLDLPNDLLHVFENGEFVIPELARVSRTTPTAWVHTGDSQAGSAGGTAAITGGWVGCTTFPVVILTSNGERDFPPAFLRRCIRLDLPSPDTQRLAEIVRAHLGNEGVHRGAGLVEEFVRRRANGTLSTDQLLNAVYLLLGDGTRETQAELLEQVLRPLGPGD; the protein is encoded by the coding sequence GTGCACGAGGGATACATCTACCGGGGACACGGCGAGCCGCACGACGGGATCGATCGGCTGCCCGAACCGCCCCCCTGGCGGGACATGCGGCGGCAGGGCGGGTCCGAGGGGGGCGAGCACGTCCGTCCCGTCGGGGCCCGGGCGCACACCTATCGGGCCACCGAGGCGACTGTGCAGTCCGTGAACGCCGCCCTGATGCTGCGCCGCCCGCTACTGGTGACCGGGCCCCCCGGGTCCGGCAAGTCGTCCCTGGCCTACCACATCGCGCACGAACTGCGCCTCGGGCGAGTGCTGCAATGGCCCATCACGAGCCGTTCCACGCTCAAGGACGGTCTCTACTCCTACGATGCCATCGGGCGGTTGCAGGAGGCGGGCCTCGCCGCGAGCGGACAGTCCTCCCGCTTGGAGGGTCCCGAGCAGCCGGACATCGGAGCCTTCATCCGCCTCGGGCCGCTCGGCACCGCGCTCCTCCCGGTCGAGCGACCCCGCGTGCTGCTGATCGACGAGATCGACAAAAGCGATCTCGACCTGCCCAACGACCTTCTGCACGTGTTCGAGAACGGCGAGTTCGTGATCCCCGAACTCGCCCGGGTGTCCCGGACGACCCCGACCGCCTGGGTCCACACCGGTGACAGCCAGGCCGGGTCCGCCGGCGGTACGGCCGCGATCACCGGCGGGTGGGTCGGCTGCACGACCTTCCCCGTCGTCATTCTGACCAGCAACGGCGAACGGGACTTTCCCCCGGCCTTCCTGCGCCGGTGCATCCGCCTCGACCTCCCGAGCCCGGACACGCAGCGACTGGCCGAGATCGTCCGTGCGCACCTCGGGAACGAGGGCGTCCACCGAGGTGCGGGCCTGGTCGAAGAGTTCGTCAGACGGCGAGCCAACGGCACCCTGTCCACCGACCAACTCCTCAACGCCGTATATCTGTTGCTCGGCGATGGGACCCGCGAGACCCAGGCGGAGCTGCTGGAGCAGGTACTGAGACCACTGGGGCCGGGTGACTGA
- a CDS encoding effector-associated domain 2-containing protein — MRTEPEEEVTVSELVDLLCDLPGFADVHTRAVILDEMRPALVAGLRQGASTRTTAHLMIRHLLHWDGALLELADLLALFHGETPAITRLRLLVARLTEPVGPLSGQGAELVRILLTDERQPWLPSFLEIAGSAAERPPRSPAEAVAFLEELAAPPHQPPPLLRFAVTLAARPGWSPLQQDDLREWIHRLARRLGVAVPTAAGSRPDGPSGDQGDGVRLVVSLQRYQPGSSECLLSMWLGYGAERWIVLVVDDEPQPLGRIVARFDTFFEKAQDLSGGLPSRVEFMLPRSLLGLPVDRWSVSSRSNGSPGTGLPLGVLCPVVVRDLERPTDPRARERWAHRWREYERSLDLSAERAVWLPCGREQDPSRSMRKFALALAVVVEPPSRHDRAPAGAVARAVGMALDAGVPVVLWGRDEGDTDGYVESGALHSTTRRLISGGSPARLPERITSLRRRALDSGTPSPAEQLALVWDDPGGRPDVGGGALRCP; from the coding sequence TTGAGGACGGAGCCGGAGGAGGAGGTCACTGTCTCGGAACTGGTGGATCTGCTCTGCGATCTGCCGGGATTCGCCGACGTGCACACCCGGGCCGTGATTCTGGACGAGATGCGGCCGGCCTTGGTCGCGGGACTCAGGCAAGGCGCTTCGACCCGGACGACGGCCCACCTGATGATCCGGCATCTGCTGCACTGGGACGGCGCCCTCCTGGAACTCGCCGACCTGCTCGCCCTCTTCCACGGCGAAACGCCCGCGATCACCCGGCTCCGCCTCCTGGTCGCACGCCTGACCGAACCCGTCGGCCCCCTCAGCGGTCAGGGAGCCGAGCTCGTCCGAATTCTGCTCACCGACGAACGCCAGCCCTGGCTGCCGTCCTTCCTGGAGATCGCGGGCTCGGCTGCCGAGAGACCTCCCCGGTCGCCCGCGGAGGCCGTCGCCTTCCTCGAGGAACTGGCTGCCCCTCCCCACCAGCCACCCCCGTTACTGCGGTTCGCCGTCACTCTCGCCGCACGCCCCGGGTGGTCCCCGCTCCAGCAGGATGACCTGCGGGAGTGGATCCACCGGCTCGCCCGGCGGCTTGGTGTCGCCGTACCGACGGCTGCGGGATCCCGCCCCGACGGCCCCTCCGGCGACCAGGGCGATGGCGTACGGCTGGTCGTGAGTCTCCAGCGCTACCAGCCCGGCTCTTCGGAATGCCTGTTGTCCATGTGGCTGGGCTACGGCGCGGAACGCTGGATCGTCCTGGTCGTCGACGACGAACCCCAACCCCTCGGACGGATCGTCGCCCGCTTCGACACGTTCTTCGAGAAGGCGCAGGACCTCTCGGGCGGACTGCCCTCGCGCGTCGAGTTCATGCTGCCGCGCTCCCTGCTCGGTCTCCCCGTCGACCGCTGGTCCGTCAGCAGCCGCAGCAACGGTTCGCCCGGTACGGGTCTGCCCCTGGGCGTGTTGTGCCCCGTCGTCGTACGCGACCTGGAGCGACCCACCGACCCCCGCGCGCGGGAACGATGGGCGCACCGGTGGCGGGAGTACGAGAGGTCCCTCGACCTCTCGGCCGAACGGGCCGTCTGGCTGCCGTGCGGACGCGAGCAGGACCCTTCGAGGAGCATGCGGAAATTCGCCCTCGCCCTCGCCGTCGTCGTGGAGCCGCCGTCCCGGCACGACCGCGCCCCGGCCGGAGCGGTGGCCCGCGCCGTGGGGATGGCGCTGGACGCCGGCGTTCCCGTCGTGCTGTGGGGACGGGACGAGGGTGACACCGACGGGTATGTGGAGTCCGGGGCTCTGCACTCGACGACCAGACGGCTGATCTCCGGAGGCAGTCCCGCCCGGCTCCCCGAACGCATAACGTCGTTGCGACGAAGGGCACTCGACTCCGGGACACCGTCCCCGGCCGAACAGCTCGCACTCGTCTGGGACGACCCCGGTGGACGGCCCGATGTCGGAGGAGGCGCGCTGCGGTGCCCCTGA